In a single window of the Nicotiana tomentosiformis chromosome 8, ASM39032v3, whole genome shotgun sequence genome:
- the LOC104085092 gene encoding rop guanine nucleotide exchange factor 14, with product MVLMRRRLACCTRDREISIDFDENEKITTYDGLESCILNSQPYDNQSITSRGDGGITDSLDDDDSSSSSSNNVYGSFSSHWTTMKRDDEWDFSASPQHYYVKEKSAYTTHFSDVETMKEKFAKLLLGEDVTGGSKGISTALALSNAITNLAASVFGELWKLEPLAEDRKRKWRREMDWLLSPTNHMIELVPAKQNGSNGQKLEIMTPKARADIHMNLPALQKLDSMLLEALDSMVNTEFWYMEVGSRAEGRSRSAGQSKRWWLPSPQVPISGLSDPERDKLLNQGKLVNQIFKAAKAINENVLSEMPVPTIIKDALPKSGRTSLGEELYRILTAESTSVEAMFVSLNIRSEHNALETVNRLETAILAWKEKIAEHAGGKSPARTSWSFIKDPISELDKIEVSLSRAETLLLQLKIKYPNLPQTFLNVTKIQYGKDVGRSILEAYSRVLLNLAFCILTRIGEILQEDILSNPNSPAAACHLPGIRIPGLSDSPTPSRVRHSLIDQMNKADERSCDSRHTNASDIDIESAESKISSVTATPSRSRVWCIGREACSSMSAANSP from the exons ATGGTACTCATGAGGAGGAGACTTGCCTGCTGTACAAGAGATAGAGAGATTAGCATTGACTTTGATGAAAATGAGA AAATTACAACATATGATGGCCTTGAAAGCTGTATTTTGAACAGTCAGCCATATGACAATCAAAGTATCACTAGCAGAGGTGACGGAGGTATTACAGATTCCTTGGACGATGATGACTCAAGCAGCAGTTCGAGCAACAATGTTTATGGATCTTTCTCTTCTCACTGGACAACAATGAAGAGGGATGATGAGTGGGATTTCTCAGCAAGCCCGCAACATTACTATGTAAAAGAAAAATCTGCTTATACAACCCACTTTTCAGATGTGGaaacaatgaaagaaaaattTGCAAAATTGTTACTTGGGGAAGATGTGACTGGAGGAAGCAAGGGGATTTCCACTGCATTAGCACTGTCAAATGCCATTACAAATCTTGCAG CATCAGTGTTTGGAGAGCTCTGGAAATTGGAGCCACTTGCGGAGGATAGGAAGAGGAAATGGAGGAGAGAAATGGATTGGTTGCTCTCTCCTACAAACCATATGATTGAGTTGGTTCCTGCTAAACAAAATGGTTCTAATGGCCAGAAATTGGAG ATCATGACTCCAAAAGCTCGTGCGGACATCCATATGAATCTTCCAGCACTTCAGAAGTTGGACTCCATGCTTCTT GAAGCTCTGGATTCAATGGTTAATACTGAGTTTTGGTACATGGAAGTGGGTAGCCGAGCAGAAGGAAGAAGCAGAAGTGCTGGGCAGAGCAAAAGGTGGTGGCTTCCCTCACCCCAGGTGCCCATATCTGGGCTCTCTGACCCTGAAAGAGATAAATTGTTGAATCAGGGTAAATTGGTGAATCAAATATTTAAAGCAGCTAAAGCTATCAACGAAAACGTCTTGTCTGAAATGCCTGTTCCAACAATCATTAAAGATGCACTTCCAAAG TCTGGCAGGACAAGTCTAGGGGAGGAACTTTACAGGATCCTAACGGCAGAATCAACATCTGTGGAGGCGATGTTCGTGTCCCTTAACATAAGATCTGAACACAATGCCCTTGAAACTGTTAACAGGTTGGAAACAGCAATACTTGCCTGGAAAGAAAAAATAGCAGAACATGCTGGTGGAAAATCTCCAGCACGGACATCTTGGTCTTTCATAAAAGATCCGATATCTGAACTAGACAAGATAGAGGTATCATTGAGCAGAGCGGAAACTCTTCTGCTGCAGCTCAAGATTAAATATCCAAACCTTCCTCAGACATTCCTCAATGTCACAAAGATCCAATATGGCAAG GATGTCGGGCGTTCAATTCTTGAAGCATACTCTCGGGTTCTCTTGAACTTGGCATTCTGCATCCTGACTAGGATAGGAGAAATTCTTCAAGAAGACATCTTGAGCAATCCTAATTCACCCGCGGCTGCATGCCACCTTCCTGGCATAAGAATTCCGGGATTGTCAGATAGTCCTACACCTAGTCGTGTGAGGCATTCATTGATTGATCAGATGAATAAAGCTGATGAACGATCTTGTGATTCTCGCCACACCAATGCCTCTGATATAGACATTGAGTCTGCTGAATCAAAGATCAGTTCGGTAACTGCAACACCAAGCAGAAGTCGAGTGTGGTGCATTGGCAGAGAAGCTTGTAGCAGCATGTCTGCTGCAAATTCACCTTGA